The Watersipora subatra chromosome 1, tzWatSuba1.1, whole genome shotgun sequence genome has a window encoding:
- the LOC137389750 gene encoding uncharacterized protein, which translates to MTSFEAKTIDEPGFNPNFKVQGQVYHLIGSLLPIPGEQPQFLQIYFMGDQQAEAEHRRGIVEGVRLNVIRELQDVLHEQNKYVRDFKTARERLPENTDDLRIVIHADKHPVGEHERRFNAPVIDEVAIQIVGQQFERRDIVLQLRSNELQRISETHRAYDALQYPLIFWRGDDGYNFQLRQTDIRTGEPGTRKVSAMDFYASRLMVRDGSFNYIHRCRKLFLQFAVDMYAKIETERLSFIRHHQTRLRADDYIHLRDAVADDRNANQLGNMVILPSSFTGGPRYMHERTQDAMTYVRHYGRPDLFITFTCNSKWDEISNELLPGQQSYDRHDVVAKVFHLKLKQLMDYITTGAIFGAVPCHMYTIEWQKRGLPHANILIWLCDRIRPEQVDCVISAEIPNRVEDPELFEIVTKHMVHGPCGQLNPGSPCMKDGTCTKKYPKALIKDTVTGIDGYPLYRRRSADDGGFTKQHTLRAVGEAYEITLDNRWIVPYCPLLSKVFNAHINVEFCNSVKSIKYICKYVNKGSDQAVFGLERDGAQVDEVARYESGRYISANEAMWRIFSLPIHARHPTVQHLSVHLENGQRVYFAEANLQQQLQEPRGTTLTAFFKLCTLDDFAKTLLYCQLPAYYTFDASTKCWKRRVHEAAVPDHPGI; encoded by the coding sequence ATGACATCATTTGAAGCTAAAACCATTGATGAGCCTGGATTTAACCCAAATTTCAAGGTTCAGGGTCAAGTCTACCATCTGATTGGATCCTTGCTTCCGATACCGGGTGAGCAACCACAGTTCCTGCAAATCTATTTCATGGGTGACCAGCAGGCAGAGGCAGAACATCGGCGTGGTATTGTTGAAGGAGTGCGATTAAACGTAATCCGTGAGCTGCAGGATGTTCTACACgagcaaaataaatatgtgCGTGATTTCAAAACTGCTCGGGAGAGGCTGCCTGAAAACACGGATGACTTGCGAATTGTCATTCATGCTGACAAACACCCTGTTGGAGAGCATGAAAGGAGATTCAATGCTCCTGTCATAGATGAAGTTGCCATTCAAATAGTTGGACAGCAGTTTGAAAGGCGGGATATTGTTCTGCAGTTACGTAGCAATGAACTGCAGAGGATATCTGAGACGCACAGAGCATATGACGCCCTGCAGTATCCACTCATTTTCTGGCGAGGTGACGATGGCTACAACTTTCAGCTGCGACAGACTGACATTCGCACAGGAGAGCCAGGTACACGAAAGGTTTCTGCTATGGATTTTTATGCTAGCAGACTGATGGTTCGTGATGGTAGCTTCAACTACATTCACAGGTGCCGAAAGCTGTTTTTGCAGTTTGCAGTTGATATGTACGCTAAAATTGAAACTGAAAGACTTAGCTTTATCCGCCACCATCAGACACGGCTAAGAGCTGATGACTACATTCACCTGCGTGATGCAGTGGCTGATGATCGCAATGCAAACCAACTAGGTAACATGGTGATTTTACCTTCATCTTTTACTGGTGGCCCGCGCTACATGCATGAGCGTACACAGGATGCCATGACATATGTGCGACATTACGGCAGACCAGACCTCTTCATCACATTTACCTGCAACAGCAAATGGGATGAAATTTCCAATGAATTGCTGCCTGGTCAGCAAAGCTATGACAGACACGATGTGGTTGCAAAAGTGTTTCACCTAAAACTAAAGCAACTAATGGATTACATCACCACTGGTGCAATATTTGGTGCTGTGCCATGCCATATGTACACCATTGAATGGCAAAAACGTGGACTCCCTCATGCAAACATTCTAATTTGGTTATGCGATCGCATCAGGCCAGAACAGGTTGATTGTGTCATTTCTGCAGAAATACCAAATCGAGTGGAAGACCCTGAGCTGTTCGAAATTGTCACCAAGCACATGGTACATGGTCCATGTGGCCAGCTAAACCCCGGTTCACCCTGCATGAAAGATGGCACATGTACCAAGAAGTACCCTAAGGCTCTCATTAAAGACACAGTTACTGGCATAGATGGGTATCCATTGTATCGTCGTCGTTCCGCTGATGATGGAGGTTTCACCAAACAACACACATTGCGAGCTGTTGGAGAGGCCTACGAGATCACTTTGGACAATAGATGGATAGTGCCTTACTGCCCTTTGCTGTCCAAAGTATTCAATGCACACATCAATGTCGAATTTTGCAACTCAGTAAAATCTAtcaaatatatttgcaaatatgTCAATAAGGGTAGTGATCAAGCAGTGTTCGGCTTGGAAAGAGATGGAGCACAGGTTGATGAAGTAGCTCGCTATGAGAGTGGACGGTATATCAGTGCAAATGAAGCAATGTGGCGCATCTTCAGTCTCCCTATTCATGCACGACACCCGACTGTCCAGCATCTGAGTGTCCATCTTGAGAATGGCCAGAGAGTGTATTTCGCTGAAGCAAATCTTCAGCAACAACTTCAAGAACCACGTGGCACTACCCTTACCGCCTTTTTCAAGCTTTGTACACTTGATGATTTTGCCAAGACGCTTCTCTACTGCCAATTGCCAGCCTATTACACCTTTGACGCATCCACAAAATGCTGGAAGAGACGAGTTCATGAAGCTGCTGTGCCTGATCATCCTGGCATATAG
- the LOC137389759 gene encoding uncharacterized protein, giving the protein MSFKHLRTVEGHVCATFHEACRRLGLLEDDAQWREALEEAATVRSPAQLRKLFAIMLGTCQLSHPLQLWQEFKEHLAEDILFHERPLLQDQQLQFTDRMFNIALIFIEDQVLEVTNNNLSVYGLPRPVRVEQPVVCREILRETAYDHEELRRHVETNEPLLLEEQRAAYNSVLEKIEQNSGGMVFLHAPGGTGKTFVTNHILAKVRESGKIALAVASSGIAATLLPGGRTAHSALKLPLNLARTENPVCNIKKNSGTAQLLQRCVLIVWDECTMSHKLAFEALNLTLKDLRENNRLFGGVTLLLSGDFCQTLPVIQRGTPADKINACIKSSFLWPSVVQLHLT; this is encoded by the coding sequence ATGTCCTTTAAGCATTTGAGAACTGTTGAAGGTCATGTCTGTGCCACTTTCCATGAAGCATGCAGACGTTTGGGGCTATTGGAAGATGATGCACAGTGGAGGGAGGCCTTGGAAGAAGCTGCAACTGTACGGTCACCTGCCCAACTGCGCAAGTTGTTTGCTATTATGTTGGGCACCTGCCAGCTTTCTCACCCTCTTCAGCTGTGGCAAGAGTTTAAGGAACATTTGGCTGAAGACATCCTGTTTCATGAGCGACCACTGCTTCAGGATCAACAACTGCAGTTCACAGATAGAATGTTCAATATTGctcttatatttattgaagaCCAAGTGCTTGAGGTCACAAACAACAACCTCTCAGTTTATGGACTTCCCAGGCCTGTTAGAGTGGagcaacctgttgtttgcagggaAATATTACGCGAAACAGCATATGACCATGAAGAGCTCCGTCGCCATGTTGAAACCAATGAACCGCTGCTGCTGGAAGAGCAAAGAGCTGCATATAACTCAGTTTTGGAGAAAATTGAACAAAACAGTGGTGGTATGGTGTTTCTTCACGCACCAGGTGGGACCGGCAAAACCTTTGTCACTAATCATATATTGGCAAAAGTACGAGAGTCTGGAAAAATTGCTTTAGCTGTAGCTTCATCTGGCATTGCAGCTACCTTACTCCCTGGTGGCCGCACTGCGCATTCAGCACTGAAACTGCCTCTTAATTTGGCCAGAACTGAGAATCCTGTGTGCAATATCAAAAAGAACAGCGGAACTGCCCAACTTCTGCAACGATGCGTTCTTATTGTGTGGGATGAGTGCACAATGTCGCACAAGCTCGCATTTGAAGCTTTAAACCTTACCCTAAAGGACTTGCGTGAAAATAATAGACTTTTCGGTGGGGTAACTCTTTTACTTTCTGGAGATTTTTGCCAAACATTGCCTGTCATACAAAGAGGCACACCTGCTGATAAGATAAATGCATGTATCAAATCATCATTTTTGTGGCCGTCTGTTGTGCAGCTGCATTTGACATGA
- the LOC137389768 gene encoding ATP-dependent DNA helicase PIF1-like, translating to MATAIDIYTIGIYIYGYGTFVDSTEQLQENVYPNLRQRFQDVDWLSERAIICPRNDAAAAINSQLLAQLPGNSKTFTSVDTSLTDDAAVEYPVEFLNSLDLPRLPAHKLQLKIGTPIMLLRNLNPPKLCNGTRLIVTQMFSHVIQAKIISASGRGEYVFIPRIPIIPTDLPFEFKRIQFPIRVCFAMTINKSQGQSLKVAGIDLLSPCFSHGQLYVACSRVGTSRKLYVHTPDRKTKNVVYPQVLR from the coding sequence ATGGCTAcggccatagatatatataccataggtatatatatctatggctaCGGCACTTTTGTGGATTCAACCGAGCAACTTCAGGAGAACGTTTACCCTAATCTGCGACAGAGGTTCCAAGATGTTGATTGGTTATCTGAGCGAGCTATTATTTGCCCCCGGAATGATGCAGCTGCTGCCATAAACTCACAGCTTTTAGCCCAACTACCTGGCAATTCAAAAACCTTCACTTCTGTTGATACATCGTTGACTGATGACGCTGCTGTAGAATATCCTGTGGAATTCTTAAATTCACTGGACTTGCCCAGACTTCCTGCTCATAAATTGCAACTAAAGATAGGAACACCGATCATGCTTCTCCGCAACCTCAATCCTCCAAAGTTATGTAATGGCACTCGGCTAATTGTTACGCAAATGTTTTCGCACGTAATTCAGGCCAAAATCATTTCAGCATCTGGTAGAGGAGAATACGTTTTTATTCCAAGGATCCCAATTATTCCAACTGATCTaccatttgaatttaaaaggaTTCAGTTCCCCATCAGAGTCTGCTTTGCTATGACCATCAACAAGTCGCAAGGTCAATCCCTCAAAgtagctggtatcgacttactgtcccCTTGCTTTAGCCATGGCCAGCTGTATGTTGCCTGCTCaagagtaggcacaagccgaaaactgtatgttcatacacccgacagaaaaacaaaaaatgttgtctatccgcaagtgttgcgttga